The Pseudokineococcus lusitanus genome includes the window GGGGACGCCGAGGAAGTCGGGGTCGTAGCCGTCGGGCCCCGCGGGGCCGGGGGTGCCGGGGACGTCGGGGGTGTCGGTGGTCACGGGCGGCAGCGAAGCACCGACCGGTGACAGCGGGGCGACGACCGGTCGACGGGCAGCCCGTCCCGTCGTCCGCCCCCCGTCCGTCGGTGGTCGGCCCCACACTCGGCCACGGCCCGTGAGGGTCGACGACGCCGCGTCGTCGGGCGGGCCCGCAGGAGGAGGAGCGGCATGGACATCGAGGCAGCACGCGCGGTCAAGCAGGAGCTGGTGCGCTCGGCGGTGACGGCCCTCGGGGCGGAGCCCGCCGACGGCGGCGGCGCCCTCGTCGTCGGGGTGCGCACCTACGGCGGGGGTCGCTACGGCGTCGCGGTGCGCCACGACGGCGGCGAGGGGGCGGCGGTCGCCGCCCGCGCCCTCGAGATGGCCGGCGAGGACGCCGACGTCCGCGACGTCGGTCGCGTCGTCGCCCTCACGCTGCCCGTCGGGCCGGAGGCGCCCGCGGGGCCCGTGGCCTCGCCGGCCGACCCGGGGCGCTGGGCGGCCGACGTCCTGCAGCAGCGCGAGCGGCCGCTGCGCCCCGGGCTGTCCGTGGCGCAGGCCGCCGTGACCGCCGGGACGATCGGCGGCTTCGTGCTCCTCGAGGGCGACGACCGCGTCCACGTCCTGTCGAACAACCACGTCCTCGGCGACTCCGACCGGGCGGCCGTCGGGTCGGACGTGCTCCAGCCCGGCTCGGCCGACGGCGGCACGGCCCCGGACGACGTCGTGGGCACGCTCGCCGTGGCGGTCCCGCTGGACCCGGCGGGCGGCAACCGCGTGGACGCCGCGCTCGCCCGGCTCGCCGACGGCGTCGAGGTAGACGCCACCTACCCCGTCGGGGCCGTCACCACCGTCGCGGCGGCGGACGACGGCCTCGTCGTCGAGAAGGTCGGCCGGACGACGGGTCTCACGCGCGGCGTCGTGACGGCCATCGAGCTGGACGGCGTCGCGGTGGGCTTCCCCGGCGGCGTCGTCACCTTCGACGACCAGATCGAGGTGACGGGCGACGGCGGCGCCTTCTCCGCGGGCGGCGACAGCGGCTCGCTCGTCTACGACCCCGCGACGGGCGCCGCCGTCGGCCTCCTCTTCGCGGGCAGCGAGCGCGGGGGGCCCGAGGGCACCGGCCTCACCTTCTGCAACCCGGTCGGGGCGGTCCTCGAGACCCTCGGGGCCCGGCTGCTCGGCTGAGCCGCCGGCCGCCCGTCACCACGGGGTGGTGACGGGCGGCCCGGGGGTCCCCGTCGGGTGAGGTCCTCACGACCCGGATGGCAGGGGCGCCCCGCGGGTGCACACTGCGGGGATGACGCTGCCGACCTCCCCCTCGCCCGAGGGACCGTCGCGCGACGCGGCGCGCGCGGCCAAGTCCTCCCTCGCCGCCCGGCTCGCGGGCGACGCCCGCGTCAACGGCGTCGGCGTCGTCCGCTGGCACAGCGCCTACGCGGTCCGCGTCAACGTCGTCACGCAGGCCGACGCCCCCGAGCTGCCCGAGCAGGTCGACGGCGTGCCCGTCCGCGTCGTCGAGATCGGGCACGTCACCGCCTCCTGAGCGCCCGCGCCGTCCCCGTCGGGACGCCGGGCCGACGGCCTGCCACGCTCGGGCGGTGGTCCAGCCCCCGCCCCGTCGCCCGCCCGCCCGACCCGACGGGGCCGCGGCGCACCCGCCGGCCCGCCGCGCCGCCCTGGCCGTGGGGGCGGTCGCGCTCCCCTGGGCCGTCGCGGGCCTCGCCCGCCGGGCGCGCCTCGTCGCCGCCCTCCCGCCCGACCTCCGCCGGGCCTCCCTCCTGGTCCCCCTCGGGCTGCCGCCGACCCCGTTCCTCCCGCTCGCCCGTCGTCTGCCCGTGCCCGACGCCGACGTCCCGCCCGGGGTGACGGTGCTGCGCCGCACGGTGCCCGGCGACGCCGGCGGACCGCCCGTCGACGTCCTCGTCGTCGAGCCCACCGTCCGCCGACCGCCCGCCCCGGCCCTGCTGTGGATCCACGGCGGGGGGCACGTCCTCGGCGAGGCCTACGCCGACCTCGCCTGGTGCGCCCGGCTCGCCGACGAGCTGGGCGTCGTCGTCGTGGCGCCGGACCACCGGCTCGCGCCCGAGCACCCCTACCCCGCCGGGCACGACGACTGCCGTCGCGTGCTGCGGTGGCTGCGCGCGGAGGCCGACGACCTCGGCGTCGACCCGGACCGGCTCGCCGTGGGCGGCGCCAGCGCCGGCGGCGGCGTGGCGGCCTCGCTGGCCGCGACGGCCTCCGACGACGGCGTCCCCCTCCGCCTCCAGCTGCTCGTGTACCCGATGCTCGACGACCGCACCGGCCTCCGGCTCGCCGGCCCGCGGCGGCTCGGGTGGTCGCACCGCTCCAACCGGCGCGGCTGGGCGGCGCTGCTCGGCCGCTCCCCGCACGACCGGCGTCCCGCGCCCGCCCCGCCGCGCGCGGCCCCGGCGCGGCAGGAGGACCTCACGGGCCTCCCGCCCGCCTGGCTCGGGGTCGGGACGCTCGACGTGCTCCACGACGAGACCGTCGAGCACGCCCGCCGGCTGCGCTCCGCCGGCGTCGCGGCGCGGCTCGTCGTCGTCCCCGGCGTCTACCACGGGACCTGGGGGGCCGCGGCGGGCGTGCCCCGCGTCGCGGCGCTGCAGGCGGACGCGGTCGCCCGCCTCGCCGCGGCCCTGGAGCTCGGTCCCGCGGAGGGAGCCCCGGCGCGCTAGAGCGGGGCGGCCGCCGCGGGGACGGGCTCGCCGGCCGCGGCGGCGTCG containing:
- a CDS encoding alpha/beta hydrolase fold domain-containing protein, producing the protein MVQPPPRRPPARPDGAAAHPPARRAALAVGAVALPWAVAGLARRARLVAALPPDLRRASLLVPLGLPPTPFLPLARRLPVPDADVPPGVTVLRRTVPGDAGGPPVDVLVVEPTVRRPPAPALLWIHGGGHVLGEAYADLAWCARLADELGVVVVAPDHRLAPEHPYPAGHDDCRRVLRWLRAEADDLGVDPDRLAVGGASAGGGVAASLAATASDDGVPLRLQLLVYPMLDDRTGLRLAGPRRLGWSHRSNRRGWAALLGRSPHDRRPAPAPPRAAPARQEDLTGLPPAWLGVGTLDVLHDETVEHARRLRSAGVAARLVVVPGVYHGTWGAAAGVPRVAALQADAVARLAAALELGPAEGAPAR